The following are encoded together in the Argopecten irradians isolate NY chromosome 5, Ai_NY, whole genome shotgun sequence genome:
- the LOC138324541 gene encoding 5-hydroxytryptamine receptor 3A-like, whose amino-acid sequence MLLGKGHKMVLTLFTILIAMSPDVSFTTAASHSQVKDLYHSLIANYTSNIRPVLDQSKPVDVTVEIMLHSIKLFDEVSGELSMAGIFTFTWTDELLQWNPMSANDIASMTFTTSQVWVPQVFLTNSVNEARIYKTSDNNEVVYNPNGHALLRAFKIFDVVCQAGILHYPNDIHTCGIDVAPITRVDNINVTSINGLVMKIFNHNLIWNVESTGLSHDTSGIHSKVTFYITLSRRPSFIFLTLILPIIALNYMNILVFLIPAESGEKISYAITVLLTFAVYLSVYSDKIPPLSLPIAVFSASMLIKLCTSCLMALCCIVISKINFYNEDHKVPLSLQRLTACFLRDRKVRCVTNLPPKDQSVDLVTEDSEHKTGSLMIDGNLKMQVNWKEVSNSMDKFCLVFFAVVSTVETVVSLSLIMFRQ is encoded by the coding sequence atgttacTCGGTAAAGGACATAAAATGGTACTAACCCTGTTCACCATTTTGATAGCAATGTCTCCTGATGTATCCTTTACGACTGCGGCGTCCCATAGTCAGGTCAAGGATCTTTACCATAGCCTTATAGCAAACTATACCAGCAACATACGACCAGTCCTAGACCAAAGCAAGCCAGTTGATGTGACGGTCGAAATTATGTTGCACAGCATCAAACTGTTTGATGAGGTCTCCGGAGAACTTTCTATGGCTGGAATATTCACCTTCACTTGGACGGATGAGCTTTTACAGTGGAATCCTATGTCGGCTAACGACATTGCTTCTATGACTTTCACGACGTCCCAAGTGTGGGTGCCTCAGGTTTTCCTCACTAACAGCGTGAATGAAGCCCGTATCTACAAAACAAGTGACAACAATGAAGTCGTATATAACCCTAATGGTCACGCACTTTTACGAGCATTCAAAATTTTCGATGTCGTATGTCAGGCCGGTATCCTGCACTACCCGAACGACATACATACGTGTGGTATAGATGTGGCACCTATCACGAGGGTGGACAATATTAATGTCACCTCTATCAATGGTTTAGTAATGAAGATATTTAACCATAATCTAATCTGGAATGTAGAGTCAACTGGACTGAGCCATGACACGAGTGGAATACATTCAAAGGTAACATTCTACATCACTTTAAGTCGTCGACCTTCTTTCATTTTCCTGACTCTCATTCTACCAATCATTGCCCTTAACTACATGAATATACTCGTGTTTCTGATTCCGGCAGAATCCGGGGAGAAGATATCCTACGCCATCACAGTGTTGCTGACCTTCGCCGTTTATTTGTCTGTGTACTCCGACAAAATCCCACCGCTTAGCCTTCCGATTGCTGTCTTCAGTGCCTCAATGCTCATCAAGTTGTGCACAAGCTGTCTCATGGCACTCTGCTGCATTGTAATCTCTAAGATAAACTTCTATAATGAAGACCACAAAGTACCTTTGTCGTTGCAGCGACTCACAGCATGTTTTCTCCGAGACAGAAAGGTAAGATGTGTCACAAACCTTCCTCCGAAAGACCAATCGGTCGATTTAGTCACTGAGGATAGCGAACACAAGACAGGTAGCCTGATGATTGACGGAAATCTTAAAATGCAAGTCAACTGGAAGGAAGTTTCCAACTCCATGGACAAGTTTTGTCTTGTATTCTTTGCTGTGGTGTCGACCGTTGAGACTGTTGTGTCCTTATCTCTGATAATGTTCCGTCAGTAA